The following are encoded together in the Leuconostoc mesenteroides subsp. mesenteroides ATCC 8293 genome:
- the dtd gene encoding D-aminoacyl-tRNA deacylase produces the protein MKVVLQRVSKASVKIDDQVKGAINKGYVLLVGVADGDEQADIDYLVRKIHNLRIFEDESGRMNRSIEDVSGAILSISQFTLFADTKKGNRPSFTKAGAPEFATVMYNQFNATLRESGLQVETGEFGADMQVSLTNDGPVTILFDTKSAQ, from the coding sequence ATGAAAGTTGTATTGCAACGCGTAAGCAAAGCTAGTGTTAAAATTGACGACCAAGTAAAAGGAGCAATTAACAAAGGATATGTATTGTTAGTTGGCGTTGCTGACGGTGACGAGCAAGCAGATATAGATTATTTAGTTCGGAAAATACATAATTTACGAATTTTTGAAGATGAAAGCGGCCGGATGAATCGTAGTATCGAAGACGTTTCTGGCGCTATTTTATCTATCTCACAATTTACGTTGTTTGCTGATACTAAAAAAGGAAATCGTCCAAGTTTTACCAAGGCAGGGGCACCAGAATTTGCGACTGTTATGTATAATCAATTCAATGCGACATTAAGGGAAAGTGGATTACAGGTTGAAACTGGAGAATTTGGAGCGGATATGCAAGTTAGCTTAACAAACGATGGACCGGTGACAATTTTATTCGATACAAAAAGCGCTCAATGA
- the plsY gene encoding glycerol-3-phosphate 1-O-acyltransferase PlsY, with product MFTTILMFILSYLSGSLVPGFWVGKIFYHKDIRDEGSGNIGTTNSFRVLGIRAGITVLALDMLKGTAAGLLPLLFHSSINPMLVGIGAILGHTFSIWIGFKGGKAVATSAGVLLAYNPIFFIIIISIFVILLSISSMVSLSSMISFSCAVLISLYYHDWILTIVATILTIFVFYRHRTNISRIRNGTESTIPFGWYYNHKKSAH from the coding sequence ATGTTTACTACTATATTAATGTTTATACTCTCTTACTTGAGCGGATCTCTAGTCCCAGGATTTTGGGTAGGTAAAATCTTTTACCATAAAGATATTCGCGATGAGGGGTCAGGTAACATTGGTACTACCAATTCATTCCGTGTTTTGGGTATCCGAGCTGGCATAACTGTGCTGGCACTTGATATGCTTAAAGGTACGGCAGCAGGCTTGCTTCCCTTATTGTTCCATAGTAGCATTAATCCAATGTTAGTGGGTATTGGTGCTATACTGGGACACACGTTCTCCATCTGGATTGGCTTTAAAGGTGGTAAAGCAGTTGCTACTTCAGCTGGTGTATTACTTGCCTATAATCCCATATTTTTCATCATCATCATTAGTATTTTCGTTATTTTATTGTCAATTAGTTCAATGGTATCTCTGAGCTCTATGATTAGTTTCTCATGCGCCGTCCTAATATCACTATACTATCATGATTGGATACTAACGATAGTTGCTACCATATTAACAATTTTTGTTTTCTACCGCCATCGTACAAATATTTCCCGAATCAGAAATGGTACAGAAAGTACTATACCATTTGGCTGGTATTATAACCACAAGAAAAGCGCTCATTGA